A part of Desulfomicrobium escambiense DSM 10707 genomic DNA contains:
- a CDS encoding TIGR02285 family protein, with product MLLLVCLGLPWACPAAEVAANAVTWMHADFPPLRIVDGPYAGQGPSDMIHGLMRCEMPDLDHHVLTANLSRTMNWMQKGEKVLAVGIIPNPERDACMQYSIPCVLVPPACLVVRADDAGNAQGGRVALREFVARKVLGVAVDRSYGPEVDTVLRTAPDQPRIVAHTGSNLLGSLLDMLLRGRVDGVLAYPFEATYVARMKGRERDIALVPLKEALVPVVGRIAAPRTAWGSDMIVRVNAVLQRHRGTQEYRQAFERWLPAGAVEDYRAMYDEFLLAK from the coding sequence ATGCTCCTCCTCGTCTGCCTCGGCCTGCCATGGGCGTGTCCGGCAGCCGAGGTCGCAGCCAACGCCGTGACCTGGATGCACGCGGATTTCCCCCCGTTGCGCATCGTCGACGGGCCGTACGCCGGGCAGGGGCCGTCGGACATGATCCACGGCCTCATGCGCTGCGAGATGCCCGACCTGGACCATCATGTCCTGACCGCCAACCTGAGCCGGACCATGAATTGGATGCAAAAAGGGGAGAAGGTTCTGGCGGTGGGGATCATCCCCAACCCGGAGCGGGATGCCTGCATGCAGTATTCGATTCCATGCGTGCTCGTTCCGCCGGCCTGCCTCGTGGTCAGGGCCGACGATGCGGGCAACGCTCAGGGCGGCCGGGTTGCTCTCCGGGAATTCGTGGCCAGGAAGGTCCTGGGCGTGGCCGTGGACAGGTCCTACGGCCCCGAGGTGGATACCGTGCTGCGGACCGCGCCCGACCAGCCCCGCATCGTGGCCCACACGGGCTCCAACCTGCTCGGCAGCCTGCTGGACATGCTCCTGCGGGGCAGGGTGGACGGGGTGCTGGCCTACCCCTTCGAAGCCACGTACGTGGCCCGCATGAAAGGCCGGGAGCGCGACATCGCCCTCGTCCCCCTGAAGGAGGCGCTGGTCCCGGTCGTCGGCCGCATCGCCGCGCCGCGCACCGCCTGGGGATCGGACATGATCGTCCGGGTCAACGCCGTGCTGCAGCGTCATCGGGGCACGCAGGAGTACAGGCAGGCCTTCGAACGCTGGCTTCCCGCCGGGGCCGTCGAGGACTACCGGGCCATGTACGACGAATTTCTGCTCGCCAAATGA
- a CDS encoding zinc metalloprotease HtpX, with translation MRTPSIDPVRFSSHRGLNRFQTLLLLGLMTGYAGFVGWMLWGPDGLWFLVIWGAFLLIFSPRLSARWVLRMYGARPVSPAQAPEYHQALSVLSGRVGLPNPPSLWWVPSPMVNAFAVGSRDASVIAVTDGLLRTLSPRELVAVLAHETAHIAHGDLFVMGLADVISRITSAMSFVGLVLIFLSLPQALAGGDVDWWPLILLAAAPQVSLLAQLGLSRTREFDADLTAARLTDDPDGLASALLKLERVQNGFLRRIFFPGRGLPEPSWLRTHPTTEERVRRLRDLRPERTPGAWGGYSFEPPSFPHVRLRQRPRGGWWGYWY, from the coding sequence ATGCGCACCCCATCCATCGATCCCGTCCGCTTCTCCTCCCACCGCGGCCTGAACCGCTTCCAGACCCTGCTCCTGCTCGGCCTCATGACGGGCTACGCCGGCTTCGTCGGCTGGATGCTCTGGGGGCCCGACGGCCTGTGGTTTCTCGTGATCTGGGGCGCGTTCCTGCTCATCTTCTCCCCGCGGCTCTCGGCCCGCTGGGTGCTCAGGATGTACGGCGCCCGCCCCGTTTCCCCGGCCCAGGCGCCAGAATACCATCAAGCCCTGTCCGTGCTGTCCGGCCGCGTCGGCCTCCCGAATCCGCCGTCCCTGTGGTGGGTGCCGAGCCCCATGGTCAACGCCTTCGCCGTCGGCAGCCGCGACGCGTCGGTCATCGCCGTGACCGACGGCCTGCTGCGCACCCTCTCCCCGCGCGAGCTCGTCGCGGTGCTGGCCCACGAGACGGCCCACATCGCCCACGGCGACCTCTTCGTCATGGGCCTGGCCGACGTCATCTCGCGCATCACCTCGGCCATGAGCTTCGTGGGCCTCGTGCTCATCTTCCTCTCTCTGCCCCAGGCCCTGGCCGGCGGCGACGTGGACTGGTGGCCCCTCATCCTCCTGGCCGCAGCGCCGCAGGTCAGCCTCCTGGCCCAGCTCGGCCTGTCCCGCACCCGCGAATTCGACGCCGACCTGACCGCCGCCCGCCTGACCGACGACCCCGACGGGCTGGCCTCGGCCCTGCTCAAGCTGGAACGGGTCCAGAACGGCTTTCTACGGCGCATTTTCTTCCCGGGCCGGGGCCTGCCCGAACCGTCCTGGCTGCGCACCCACCCGACCACGGAGGAACGCGTCAGGCGCCTGCGCGACCTGCGGCCGGAACGGACGCCAGGCGCCTGGGGCGGCTATTCCTTCGAACCGCCCTCCTTCCCCCACGTCCGCCTGCGGCAGCGGCCGCGCGGGGGCTGGTGGGGATACTGGTACTGA
- a CDS encoding 6-phosphofructokinase → MALKRVGILTGGGDCSGLNAVIRAVTRTAIIQYGAEVLGLENGFDGLIFGHTMKLTTGNTKDILTLGGTILGTTNKGNPFAYREFDEEGQITVSDLSEQAMDTFRMLGLDCLFVVGGEGTLELAHKFQQMGMPVVGIPKTIDNDLEGTDYTFGFQTAVQVACDAMDRLHTTGRSHDRVMILEVMGRNAGWIALESGLAGGAHIILIPEIPYNLDNVVTKIQYRIRGKSPFSIIMVAEGAREEGGERITQGTAASRLQGVEQLGGIGFHLANQIRERIPLEVRTTVLGHIQRGGSPTAFDRVLGTRLGAAAVDAAARGEFGTMVALKTPDIVLVPLSELAGLCRTVPLDHQLIRTAEATGVNLGRGAM, encoded by the coding sequence ATGGCTTTGAAGCGAGTGGGTATTCTGACCGGCGGGGGCGACTGTTCCGGCCTCAACGCCGTCATCCGGGCCGTGACCCGTACGGCCATCATCCAGTACGGCGCCGAGGTGCTGGGTCTCGAAAACGGTTTCGACGGCCTCATCTTCGGCCACACCATGAAGCTGACCACCGGGAACACCAAGGACATCCTGACCCTGGGCGGGACCATCCTGGGCACGACCAACAAGGGCAACCCCTTCGCCTACCGCGAGTTCGACGAGGAAGGGCAGATCACGGTCAGCGACCTGTCCGAGCAGGCCATGGATACCTTCAGGATGCTGGGCCTCGACTGCCTGTTCGTGGTCGGCGGCGAGGGCACCCTGGAACTGGCCCACAAGTTTCAGCAGATGGGCATGCCCGTGGTCGGCATCCCCAAGACCATCGACAACGACCTCGAAGGCACGGACTACACCTTCGGCTTCCAGACGGCCGTGCAGGTGGCCTGTGACGCCATGGACCGGCTGCACACCACCGGGCGCAGCCACGACCGGGTCATGATCCTCGAAGTCATGGGCCGCAACGCCGGCTGGATCGCCCTGGAGTCGGGGCTGGCCGGGGGCGCGCACATCATTCTCATTCCCGAGATCCCCTACAACCTCGACAACGTGGTGACCAAGATCCAGTACCGCATCCGCGGCAAGAGCCCGTTCAGCATCATCATGGTGGCCGAAGGGGCCCGCGAGGAGGGCGGGGAGCGCATCACCCAGGGCACGGCCGCCAGCCGCCTGCAGGGTGTGGAGCAGTTGGGCGGCATCGGCTTCCACCTGGCCAACCAGATCCGGGAGCGCATTCCCCTCGAAGTGCGGACCACGGTCCTGGGTCACATCCAGCGCGGTGGCTCGCCCACGGCCTTCGACCGGGTGCTCGGCACGCGCCTGGGCGCCGCGGCCGTGGACGCGGCGGCGCGCGGCGAGTTCGGGACCATGGTGGCCCTGAAGACGCCGGACATCGTGCTCGTGCCCCTCTCGGAACTGGCCGGGCTGTGCCGCACCGTGCCCCTGGACCACCAGCTCATCCGCACGGCCGAGGCCACGGGCGTGAACCTGGGCCGCGGAGCCATGTAG
- a CDS encoding 4Fe-4S dicluster domain-containing protein has translation MSHHSHRSGYAELTERLNRCPQGAPPSTSLHKILKILFSEREAELIALLPIKPFTPEKAAEVWKMDLTQTRNILDDLAGRAMLVDIVAEDGSTTYVLPPPMAGFFEFSMMRTRGDIDQKALAELFYQYLNVEEDFVRALFADGETQLGRVFVQEPMLSAENAVHVLDYERASEVIRTASHRAISTCYCRHKMQHVGRDCDAPKDICMTFNTSAASLSRHGHARPVDTAECLDLLDQAQEHGLVQFGENVRERVNFICNCCGCCCEAMIAARKFGSLHPVHTTNFLPKVDENACTGCGKCAAACPVEAMGVVSANDPRQPKRKKARVDENICLGCGVCVRACPDKALSLKPREKRIITPLNSVHRTVVMALERGKLQHLIFDNRVLWNHRALAAVLGVILKLPPIKQAMATNQVKSRFMEYLVRKFPV, from the coding sequence ATGTCGCACCACTCGCACCGCTCCGGCTACGCGGAGCTCACCGAACGCCTGAACCGCTGTCCCCAGGGCGCCCCGCCATCGACGTCCCTGCACAAGATCCTGAAGATCCTCTTTTCCGAGCGTGAGGCCGAACTCATCGCCCTGCTGCCCATCAAACCCTTCACGCCCGAGAAGGCGGCCGAAGTCTGGAAGATGGACCTGACGCAAACCCGGAACATTCTCGACGACCTCGCGGGGCGGGCCATGCTCGTGGACATCGTGGCCGAAGACGGAAGCACTACCTACGTCCTGCCCCCGCCCATGGCCGGGTTCTTCGAGTTCTCCATGATGCGTACGCGCGGCGACATCGACCAGAAAGCCCTGGCCGAGCTCTTCTACCAGTACCTGAACGTCGAGGAGGACTTTGTCCGCGCCCTCTTCGCCGACGGCGAGACGCAGCTCGGCCGCGTCTTCGTGCAGGAGCCAATGCTCTCGGCCGAAAACGCCGTGCATGTGCTCGACTACGAACGGGCCAGCGAGGTCATCCGCACGGCCTCCCACCGGGCCATCAGCACCTGCTACTGCCGCCACAAGATGCAGCACGTGGGCCGCGACTGCGACGCACCCAAGGACATCTGCATGACTTTCAACACCTCGGCCGCATCCCTGTCCCGCCACGGCCACGCCCGACCCGTGGACACGGCCGAGTGCCTGGACCTGCTGGACCAGGCGCAGGAACACGGGCTGGTGCAGTTCGGAGAGAACGTGCGCGAGCGGGTCAACTTCATCTGCAACTGCTGCGGCTGCTGCTGCGAGGCCATGATCGCGGCCCGCAAGTTCGGCAGCCTCCACCCCGTGCACACCACGAACTTTCTGCCCAAGGTGGACGAGAACGCCTGCACCGGCTGCGGCAAGTGCGCGGCCGCCTGTCCCGTGGAGGCCATGGGCGTGGTTTCGGCCAACGACCCGCGCCAGCCCAAGCGCAAGAAGGCCCGCGTGGACGAGAACATCTGCCTGGGTTGCGGCGTATGCGTGCGCGCCTGCCCGGACAAGGCCCTGTCCCTCAAGCCGCGGGAGAAGCGCATCATCACGCCGCTCAACTCCGTGCACCGCACCGTGGTCATGGCCCTGGAGCGCGGCAAGCTCCAGCACCTCATCTTCGACAACCGCGTCCTCTGGAACCACCGCGCCCTGGCCGCAGTGCTGGGCGTGATCCTGAAACTCCCGCCCATCAAGCAGGCCATGGCCACGAACCAGGTCAAATCGCGGTTCATGGAATATCTGGTGCGCAAGTTTCCGGTCTGA
- a CDS encoding O-acetylhomoserine aminocarboxypropyltransferase/cysteine synthase family protein, translating into MQRFETKALHAGYAPDATGSRAVPVHRTSAYMFKDADHAADLFALRQLGHIYTRLGSPTQEALETRLAMLEGGKAALALASGTAAIHYTVINICRQGDELVSSSTLYGGTHTMFASILADAGITTRFVDIHDPASVRAAINDRTRLIYTEVIGNPALDVANIEALAAIAHEHGLPLVVDATFVTPYLFRPLEYGADIVVHSLTKWIGGHGTAIGGAVIDGGTFDWTDPKFALYNEPDPSYHGLRYAHDLGELNPLAFIMRLRLVPLRNLGACLSPDNCWIFLQGLETLALRMERHSENALQVAEFLSAHPKVSWVRYPGLPGDPSHQLAKTMFPRGCGGMVVFGVQGGLDAGRRFIDRLGLVSHLANVGDAKSLAIHPASTTHSQLSEAEQAAAGITPDLVRLSVGIEHIDDILADLDQALQ; encoded by the coding sequence ATGCAACGATTCGAGACCAAGGCCCTGCACGCAGGGTACGCCCCGGACGCCACGGGTTCCCGCGCCGTGCCCGTGCACCGCACCTCGGCCTATATGTTCAAGGACGCGGATCACGCCGCCGACCTCTTCGCCCTGCGCCAGCTCGGGCACATCTACACGCGCCTCGGCAGCCCTACCCAGGAGGCCCTGGAGACGCGCCTGGCCATGCTCGAGGGCGGCAAGGCGGCCCTGGCTCTGGCCTCGGGCACTGCGGCCATCCACTATACCGTCATCAACATCTGCCGCCAGGGCGACGAGCTCGTCTCGTCCTCGACCCTCTACGGCGGCACGCACACTATGTTCGCGTCCATCCTGGCCGACGCCGGCATCACCACGCGCTTCGTCGACATCCACGACCCGGCGTCCGTGCGCGCGGCCATCAACGACCGCACCAGGCTCATCTACACCGAGGTCATCGGCAACCCGGCCCTGGACGTGGCCAACATCGAGGCCCTGGCGGCCATCGCCCACGAGCACGGGCTGCCCCTGGTGGTGGACGCGACCTTCGTCACGCCGTACCTGTTCCGGCCTCTGGAATATGGCGCGGACATCGTCGTGCATTCGCTGACCAAGTGGATCGGGGGGCACGGCACGGCCATCGGCGGGGCCGTGATCGACGGCGGGACCTTCGACTGGACCGACCCCAAGTTCGCCCTCTACAACGAGCCCGACCCTTCCTACCACGGCCTGCGCTACGCCCATGACCTGGGCGAGCTGAACCCCCTGGCCTTCATCATGCGCCTGCGCCTTGTGCCCCTCAGAAACCTCGGCGCCTGCCTCTCGCCCGACAACTGCTGGATCTTCCTGCAGGGGCTGGAGACCCTGGCGCTGCGCATGGAGCGCCACAGCGAGAACGCCCTGCAGGTGGCCGAATTCCTGTCGGCCCACCCCAAGGTGTCCTGGGTGCGCTATCCCGGCCTGCCGGGCGACCCGTCCCACCAGCTGGCCAAGACCATGTTCCCGCGCGGCTGCGGCGGCATGGTCGTCTTCGGCGTGCAGGGCGGCCTCGACGCCGGGCGGCGCTTCATCGACCGCCTGGGCCTGGTCTCGCACCTGGCCAACGTCGGCGACGCCAAGTCCCTGGCCATCCACCCGGCCAGCACTACGCACTCGCAGCTGTCAGAGGCCGAACAGGCCGCGGCCGGCATCACCCCGGACCTGGTGCGCCTGTCCGTGGGCATCGAGCACATCGACGACATCCTGGCCGATCTGGACCAGGCTCTGCAGTGA
- a CDS encoding Fic family protein: MPISTQRKAEIREILLHHTGGLTSTGIREALNDPPHPRTVQRWLAELRESGLLAVTGQGRATVYSLSAAAAFGQQAESGLSSAEADAEASIPLSEEGREILAYIRRPRAGRNPVGYERNFLDDYVPNSTWYLGEVARRHLRRIGDTGAFDRPAGTHGRAILNRLLIDLSWASSRLEGNTYSRLETRNLIEFGRQAEGKDAQDAQMILNHKAAIELLLDEADLVGFDAQTFLSLHGLLSENLMSDPEASGRLRTRPVHFGGSVFVPLALPQVVTECFHAILGKAAAIVDPFEQAFFVLVHIPYLQPFEDVNKRVSRLGANIPLIKSNLSPLTFIDVPDRTYVDAILGVYEMNRIELLRDLFVWAYERSAREYVAVRKSLADPDPIRLRYRQELRELVAGLVRTGRNDVLPAVERFAADRVGIRDREAFVEMVQDELKRLHPGILARYRLRLSEFEAWQVARRLP, translated from the coding sequence ATGCCTATTTCCACACAGCGAAAGGCGGAAATCCGCGAAATTCTGCTGCATCATACCGGGGGGCTGACCAGTACCGGCATTCGGGAAGCTCTGAACGATCCTCCGCATCCGCGCACAGTCCAGCGCTGGCTGGCCGAACTCAGGGAGAGTGGCCTTCTGGCGGTTACCGGTCAAGGCCGGGCCACCGTGTACAGCCTGAGCGCCGCGGCCGCGTTCGGCCAGCAGGCGGAGTCTGGGCTGTCCAGCGCCGAGGCCGACGCCGAGGCCAGCATCCCCCTGTCCGAGGAAGGCAGGGAGATTCTGGCCTACATCCGGCGCCCGCGAGCCGGCCGGAACCCGGTCGGGTATGAGCGGAACTTTCTCGATGACTATGTCCCGAATTCAACCTGGTACCTGGGCGAAGTCGCCAGGCGGCATCTGCGGCGCATCGGCGACACGGGCGCGTTCGACAGGCCGGCGGGGACGCATGGCCGGGCGATTCTGAACCGGCTGCTGATCGACCTTTCCTGGGCCTCGAGCCGCCTGGAGGGCAACACGTATTCTCGTCTCGAAACGCGCAACCTGATCGAGTTCGGTCGCCAGGCCGAAGGCAAGGATGCCCAGGATGCCCAGATGATCCTGAACCACAAGGCGGCCATCGAACTGCTGTTGGACGAGGCGGATTTAGTGGGTTTCGACGCGCAGACCTTTCTCAGCCTGCATGGGCTTTTGTCCGAGAACCTGATGTCCGACCCGGAAGCATCTGGACGCCTGCGCACCCGGCCCGTGCATTTCGGCGGGTCCGTCTTCGTACCCCTGGCCTTGCCCCAGGTCGTCACGGAGTGCTTCCACGCCATTCTCGGCAAGGCTGCGGCCATCGTGGACCCTTTCGAACAGGCGTTCTTCGTGCTGGTTCACATCCCGTACCTGCAGCCGTTCGAAGACGTGAACAAGCGGGTCTCCCGCCTCGGCGCCAACATCCCGCTGATCAAGAGCAACCTGTCGCCCCTGACGTTCATCGACGTGCCGGACAGGACGTATGTGGACGCGATTCTGGGCGTGTACGAAATGAACCGCATCGAACTGCTCCGCGACCTTTTTGTCTGGGCCTATGAGCGCTCCGCACGGGAATATGTGGCCGTGCGCAAGAGCCTGGCGGACCCTGATCCGATCCGGCTCCGGTATCGGCAGGAATTGCGGGAGCTGGTCGCAGGTCTCGTGCGGACCGGACGTAACGACGTGTTGCCGGCTGTGGAGCGGTTCGCGGCTGACAGGGTAGGGATACGGGACCGCGAAGCCTTTGTCGAAATGGTGCAGGATGAATTGAAGCGGCTCCATCCGGGAATTCTGGCGCGGTACCGGCTCCGGCTTTCTGAATTCGAGGCCTGGCAGGTTGCGAGAAGGCTGCCATGA
- the metW gene encoding methionine biosynthesis protein MetW: protein MAAERCADAAPDLRFDLRIVASWIEPGSRVLDLGCADGRLLRHLRDTKGVKGLGIEHDEDEVVSCVAQGLSVIHGDINTELPGFPDKAFDYVVVSQTLQQAYRPTELLHQLLRVGRRGIVSFPNFCCLQVRLQMAFSGHVPVTPELPYQWYNTPNIRVLSLEDFKTYSRAVPFAITRSLAVNPAPDGSARQVRFWPNLLASYGIFMITAA, encoded by the coding sequence ATGGCTGCTGAACGCTGCGCGGACGCCGCGCCGGACCTGCGCTTCGACCTGCGCATCGTGGCCTCGTGGATCGAGCCGGGCAGCCGCGTGCTGGACCTGGGCTGCGCCGACGGCCGGCTCCTGCGCCACCTGCGCGACACCAAGGGGGTCAAGGGGCTGGGCATCGAGCACGACGAGGACGAGGTGGTGTCCTGTGTCGCCCAGGGGCTCTCGGTCATCCACGGCGACATCAACACGGAGCTCCCCGGCTTCCCGGACAAGGCCTTCGACTACGTGGTCGTGTCCCAGACCCTGCAGCAGGCCTACAGGCCCACGGAACTCCTGCATCAGCTGCTGCGGGTCGGGCGGCGGGGCATCGTCAGCTTCCCCAATTTCTGCTGCCTGCAGGTCCGCCTGCAGATGGCCTTCTCCGGCCATGTGCCCGTCACGCCGGAACTGCCGTACCAGTGGTACAACACGCCCAATATCCGCGTGCTGAGCCTGGAGGATTTCAAGACATATTCACGGGCCGTGCCCTTCGCCATCACCCGCTCCCTGGCCGTGAACCCGGCCCCGGACGGGTCGGCCAGACAGGTGCGTTTCTGGCCCAATCTTCTGGCATCATACGGAATTTTCATGATAACCGCCGCGTGA
- a CDS encoding DUF4242 domain-containing protein yields the protein MPKYIIEREIPGAGSMSAETLKGISQHSCGVLREMGPSIQWVESFVTPDKIYCVYIAENEAAVREHATRGGFPANSVTEVKTIIDPTTSEG from the coding sequence ATGCCGAAGTACATCATCGAGCGCGAGATTCCCGGCGCGGGCAGCATGTCCGCCGAGACCCTGAAGGGCATTTCCCAGCATTCCTGCGGCGTGCTCAGGGAGATGGGCCCGTCCATCCAGTGGGTGGAGAGCTTTGTCACGCCGGACAAGATCTACTGCGTCTACATCGCCGAGAACGAGGCGGCCGTACGCGAGCACGCCACCCGCGGCGGCTTCCCTGCCAACAGCGTGACCGAGGTCAAGACCATCATCGACCCGACGACGTCCGAAGGGTAA
- a CDS encoding YidH family protein, whose product MTGQTDPRVLFAAERTLFSWNRTGISLMAFGFVVERFGLYMQILGVQGVLGAQRHLSFIGGMGFILLGAFVEIYSVLQHRHFLASLHEMDIPVGYNTRAAMAINVVVGFMGVMLCGYLFLGVL is encoded by the coding sequence ATGACCGGACAGACGGACCCGCGCGTGCTCTTCGCCGCGGAGCGCACGCTCTTCTCCTGGAACAGGACGGGCATCTCACTCATGGCCTTCGGATTCGTCGTCGAGCGCTTCGGCCTCTACATGCAGATCCTGGGCGTGCAGGGCGTGCTCGGGGCCCAGCGGCACCTGTCCTTCATCGGCGGCATGGGCTTCATCCTGCTCGGCGCCTTCGTCGAAATCTATTCCGTGCTCCAGCACAGGCATTTCCTGGCCTCCCTGCACGAGATGGACATCCCTGTCGGCTACAACACCCGCGCGGCCATGGCCATCAACGTGGTTGTGGGATTCATGGGCGTTATGCTGTGCGGATATCTTTTTCTCGGCGTGCTCTGA
- a CDS encoding zinc-dependent alcohol dehydrogenase family protein yields the protein MKAQLLHTYGETPDFRPGEIGAPALKPGHVLVRVAATSVNPIDIKMRVMQPAFAPALPAVLGMDVAGVVEAVGEGVEDLWPGDEVFGCAGGIADLPGALAEFMLCDARLLAPKPTNLTMEEAASLPLVTITAWQALFDRARITPGQFVLVHAGAGGVGHVAVQLAKAAGARVATTVSSTQKANLARELGADKVIDYRQEKPEAYVARLTDGRGFDIVFDTVGGTNLDASFAAAAPGGAVVSTNTRSTHDLSPMHAKSLSLSVVFMLLPLLTGQGREAHGEIMRQAAKLAAGGRLRPHLGHTLSWRDIAKAHDLVAAGRTMGKVAVRID from the coding sequence ATGAAAGCGCAACTCCTGCATACATACGGCGAAACGCCTGATTTCCGCCCGGGCGAAATCGGCGCGCCGGCCCTGAAACCCGGCCACGTGCTCGTGCGGGTGGCCGCCACAAGCGTGAACCCCATCGACATCAAGATGCGGGTCATGCAACCGGCTTTCGCACCGGCCCTGCCCGCCGTTCTGGGCATGGACGTGGCCGGCGTGGTGGAGGCCGTAGGAGAAGGCGTGGAAGATCTTTGGCCCGGCGACGAGGTCTTCGGCTGCGCCGGGGGCATCGCCGACCTCCCCGGAGCCCTGGCCGAGTTCATGCTCTGCGACGCGCGGCTGCTGGCCCCAAAGCCGACGAACCTGACCATGGAAGAGGCGGCCTCCCTGCCGCTTGTGACCATCACCGCCTGGCAGGCCCTCTTCGACCGTGCGCGGATCACGCCTGGACAGTTCGTGCTCGTCCACGCCGGGGCCGGGGGCGTGGGGCATGTGGCCGTGCAGTTGGCCAAGGCCGCGGGAGCCCGCGTGGCGACCACCGTGTCGTCGACGCAAAAGGCAAACCTGGCCAGGGAGTTGGGCGCGGACAAGGTCATCGACTACCGCCAGGAGAAGCCCGAGGCTTACGTGGCCAGGCTTACGGACGGCAGGGGGTTCGACATCGTCTTCGACACCGTGGGAGGGACAAACCTGGACGCGTCCTTCGCCGCGGCGGCGCCGGGGGGCGCCGTGGTCTCCACCAACACGCGCTCCACCCACGACCTCTCGCCCATGCACGCCAAGAGCCTGAGCCTGTCCGTTGTCTTCATGCTCCTGCCTCTGCTCACCGGCCAGGGGCGCGAGGCCCACGGCGAAATCATGCGTCAGGCCGCGAAGCTGGCCGCCGGGGGCAGGCTGCGCCCACATCTCGGACACACGCTCTCCTGGCGGGACATCGCCAAGGCCCACGATCTCGTGGCCGCAGGCCGGACCATGGGCAAGGTCGCGGTGCGGATCGACTGA